The following coding sequences are from one bacterium window:
- a CDS encoding DUF1844 domain-containing protein, with the protein MANESEEHSEGQSFKVSDRRFSIRGYEDEEVAGADSAPESVAAPSPPPAPEPAAAAREEVKADAPPPQEAEADEASEQGAEASGREFEMLMAILQGNALAAMGLNPQSGERLGAPDQRAARLFVDIVEMVKRKMGPNLSPEEEGLINHLLSDLQMLYVREVGIGG; encoded by the coding sequence ATGGCAAACGAATCTGAAGAGCATAGCGAGGGGCAGAGCTTCAAGGTCAGCGATCGGCGGTTTTCCATCAGGGGCTATGAAGACGAAGAGGTGGCCGGGGCTGATTCTGCACCAGAGTCCGTCGCCGCGCCGTCGCCCCCTCCTGCGCCGGAGCCCGCTGCGGCTGCCCGGGAAGAGGTGAAGGCGGACGCGCCGCCGCCCCAGGAGGCGGAGGCGGATGAGGCATCCGAGCAGGGGGCAGAAGCATCGGGCCGGGAGTTCGAGATGCTGATGGCCATTTTGCAGGGGAATGCGCTGGCGGCCATGGGGCTCAATCCCCAGTCGGGCGAGCGGCTGGGCGCGCCCGATCAGCGGGCGGCCCGCCTTTTCGTTGACATCGTCGAGATGGTCAAGAGGAAGATGGGGCCCAATCTCTCACCCGAGGAAGAGGGTCTGATTAACCATCTGCTTTCGGATCTGCAGATGCTCTACGTCCGGGAGGTGGGGATCGGCGGCTGA
- the rpoZ gene encoding DNA-directed RNA polymerase subunit omega, with translation MVQQASYDEIFEQALNKVENRFLLSVILAKRVHQLRRGAEPLVPAQDLETYEEITFREIIEGKLEWRSAPDQPHPGDMVQNVGEGDFDDMD, from the coding sequence ATGGTTCAGCAGGCCTCGTATGATGAGATTTTCGAGCAGGCGCTCAACAAGGTGGAAAACCGATTTCTCCTCTCGGTGATCCTGGCCAAGCGGGTCCATCAGCTTCGCCGGGGGGCGGAGCCGCTGGTTCCGGCCCAGGATCTGGAGACGTACGAGGAGATTACCTTCCGGGAGATCATTGAGGGAAAACTCGAGTGGCGCTCGGCTCCTGATCAGCCGCACCCCGGAGACATGGTGCAGAATGTCGGAGAGGGCGACTTCGACGATATGGACTAG
- a CDS encoding pyridoxal phosphate-dependent aminotransferase, which yields MKLPKRIRDIQPFLVMDILERAQRLEAAGKSVIHLEVGEPDFDTPAPIVRAAQEALENGKTHYTTALGTLQLREAIAAFYNERYGLSIGASRVAVTLGSSAAMLALFAVLLEEGDEVLLTDPHYACYPSFVLSAGGRPVLVPAGPEENFALEVEAVQERITPKTRAILLNSPSNPTGFRLEGERLAALCNLGVPVVSDEIYHGLSYGAPDHSALEFSDTAFIVNGFSKYFAMTGWRLGYLILPEAYVRPIEILLQNYFVSPNSFVQEGGVAALKHAIPEAEKMRAVYDTRRKATIKGLKEIGLAVHREPDGAFYVLADARAFGADSLELAREILENTGVAVGPGADFGPRGEGFLRISYCNSIENIAEGIARIGAHLARR from the coding sequence CTGAAGCTGCCGAAAAGAATCCGGGACATCCAGCCCTTTCTGGTCATGGACATCCTCGAGCGGGCCCAGCGGCTCGAAGCCGCGGGGAAGAGCGTGATCCACCTCGAGGTGGGGGAGCCGGATTTCGACACCCCGGCGCCCATCGTCCGCGCCGCGCAGGAGGCGCTGGAAAACGGAAAAACCCATTACACCACCGCGCTCGGCACCTTGCAGCTTCGCGAGGCCATCGCCGCCTTCTACAACGAGCGCTACGGTCTTTCCATCGGGGCATCTCGGGTCGCGGTGACCCTCGGCTCGAGCGCCGCCATGCTCGCGCTGTTCGCCGTCCTGCTCGAAGAGGGAGACGAGGTGCTCCTCACCGATCCGCACTACGCCTGCTATCCCAGCTTTGTGCTCTCGGCCGGCGGAAGGCCGGTGCTCGTCCCGGCCGGACCCGAGGAGAATTTCGCCCTGGAGGTGGAAGCGGTTCAGGAGCGAATCACCCCGAAAACAAGGGCGATTCTGCTCAACTCTCCCTCCAACCCGACCGGCTTCCGCCTCGAGGGAGAGCGGCTCGCGGCCCTGTGCAATCTCGGCGTCCCGGTCGTCTCCGATGAGATATACCACGGCCTCAGCTACGGCGCGCCCGATCACTCTGCCCTCGAATTTTCCGATACCGCGTTCATCGTCAACGGGTTTTCCAAATATTTCGCCATGACCGGCTGGCGGCTGGGCTACCTGATTCTCCCGGAAGCATACGTCCGCCCTATCGAGATTCTGCTGCAAAATTATTTCGTCTCGCCCAATTCGTTCGTTCAGGAAGGAGGTGTCGCGGCCCTCAAGCATGCGATTCCCGAGGCCGAAAAGATGCGCGCCGTCTACGATACGCGCCGGAAGGCCACCATCAAGGGATTGAAGGAGATCGGGCTGGCCGTTCACCGCGAGCCCGACGGGGCATTCTACGTCCTGGCGGACGCCCGGGCCTTCGGGGCGGACTCGCTCGAGCTGGCCCGGGAGATTCTGGAGAACACCGGCGTCGCCGTCGGGCCGGGCGCGGACTTCGGCCCCCGCGGAGAGGGATTCCTCCGCATCTCCTACTGCAACTCGATCGAAAACATTGCGGAGGGAATCGCCCGCATCGGGGCACACCTCGCCCGACGGTGA
- a CDS encoding integration host factor subunit alpha → MTKIDIINLVAEDTGLSKVKAEEAVESIIETIKGTLGEGESVILRRFGSFQVRSKNARVGRNPKTGQEAPISARKVVRFKSGKHFKEAVNGAPVRFY, encoded by the coding sequence TTGACCAAAATCGACATCATCAATCTGGTGGCAGAAGACACAGGACTCAGCAAGGTAAAAGCCGAAGAGGCGGTTGAGAGCATCATCGAAACCATCAAGGGGACTTTGGGCGAAGGGGAGTCGGTGATTCTGCGCCGGTTCGGTTCCTTCCAGGTCCGCTCGAAGAACGCCCGCGTCGGCCGCAACCCCAAGACGGGCCAGGAGGCGCCCATCAGCGCCCGCAAGGTGGTCCGATTCAAATCCGGGAAGCACTTCAAGGAGGCGGTCAACGGCGCCCCGGTCCGTTTCTACTAG